The DNA segment CGGAAATCTATAAGAAGAGCATCGCCGAATTGGGGATATAATACTCATTCCTCATTAAGAATATCACTTAAAGTTCCCTCGCCCTCTGGGAGAGGGTTAGGGTGAGGGGTTAATCGATCCAGCAATATCAACCCTCACCTAACCTCTCCCAATCTTGGGAGAGGAATTTTAAAAAGCTGAAAATTCAGAGGTTTTGGTATAATCGTTGGCGAAGAGGAAAGAGGATTGCCGCGTCCGGGATGGTAATTTCGCCTTTCTTTTCCGTGCGCGGCTCGTTCTCACTTCGACGGCGAAACGAATCGTCCTTCGTATTTGGAAAGTTTTTTAATGCTGATTAAATATCTCGGACATTCATGCTTTTATTTGAAATCGGATAAGGGAATTTCGGTTTTGACGGATCCTTATAAGCCCGGCGCTTACGGCGGCGCTATCGCCTTTGGCCCTATATCGGAGGAAGCGGACATCGCCGTAATCAGCCACGAACACGAAGATCACTTCGATGCGAAAAGCCTTCCCAACCAGCCTCTCATGGTTCGCGCCGCCTGCCGGGCGATGGGTTTGGAGTTCGATGTCGCGAATGTCTGGCATGACGATCAATGCGGCGCAAAAAGAGGGCCGAACCGCATTACTTGCTTCGTTATGGACGATATCCGCATTTGCCATTTGGGCGACCTAGGCCATACGCTTTCCCCGGAACAAGCGAAGGTAGTGGGCGCCGTCGATATCCTTTTCCTTCCCATTGGAGGAACATATACTATCGGACCGGAGGAAGCTGATCGGGTCATCGAAAGCCTCCAACCCAAGATCGTTATCCCCATGCACTTCCGAAACGAAAAATGCGGCTTCCCCATGCAGCCGGCGGAATCGTTTTTGGTGGGGAAAAAGGGAATTCGCCGCGCTAACGGCAGCGAAGTGATTATCCATCAAGAAGATTTACCGAAGGCTTGTACAATACTATATTTGTTGCCTGGAAATTAACGGTTTTCGGGAACGGCGGACGAACTAGACATCATGAAGAAAATCGAAGCCATCATCAAACCTTTCAAACTCGACGAAGTCAAAGACGCCTTGAACGATATCGGCATCGTGGGCATGACGATTCTGGAAGTCCGAGGATTCGGACGGCAGAAGGGGCATAAGGAACTCTTTCGGGGCAGCGAATACGTCGTCGATCTCTTGCCCAAAGTCAAAATCGAAGTTGTCGTCAAAGATGAACTGGCCCGCCAGGTGATCGACGTTATTATGAATTCGGCGAGAACGGGAAATATCGGCGACGGGAAAATTTTCGTATCGACCTTGGATGATGTGTATCGCATCCGCACCGGCGAGGAAGGCGAAAGCGCGGTTTGACGAAAATCGAGTGCGGCGGCGTTTCGCCTGTTGAGTTGATGGCGTTCGTAAAAACGATTCACTTCGCCTTATGCGGCTTCGATTATGACGGCTATCGAGCCAGGCCACGATCTCTTTGAACTCAATCTTAACGCTCTGCGTTATCGTTTTCCTCATTACGCCGATCAGATTGGATCCTCCTTCCAATCCACTCTGGAATCTTCCGCATCGATTGACGATATTTCATCCTTCATCAATATAGGCGCCGGGCGCTTGCGGGCGGCGATTGTTCTCGGCTTGCGAGCTCTGTCCACCGTATATATTCGCGCCGCTGGGGATCCGCAATCGGCGTTTATCCTTTTCGAACCGCAATGGGATGCCATCCGGCGCGCGTTTTTTGTCCGCGATTGCCGGGAAACGATTCTCTCCCCGCAAGTTTTTTGGATTTTGGGGGAGGAGTGGCGCAAGGATTTCGCCTCTTTGATTCGCAGCCAAGGATTATTTCATTTCCCGCCATCTCACTTTTTGTTTTGTCCAGCCGCGCCCCAAGAAAATCCGCTTTTAACGATCCAAGAAGTCCAATCCCTGTTAAAGGAAACGATTTTGCGGGAACAGGCTTGCTTCTCTGAGGCTAAGCGCGTTTATTTGCAGGAAGGAAAGAAGCCATCCTCCGCTCTCCCGCGAATTTGGGCGCACGTGGAATCGTCCGCCTCCATCTATCGCAATATAACCCGATCCATACTCGATGCGTTTTCCGATTTAGGCTGCGAAGTCTATTGCTCGGAATTCCGCCGGGGGTGGGGATCGAGCGAAAAAACCATGACGGAATTGATTCGCTTCGCTCCCGATCTATGCCTTTTTCTCTCCGGTCCCTCCTCCTGCGTTTTCGAAAGTCTGGGAATTGCTTCCGCCATCCATCAGCATATCCCCGCCAGACGCTTAACCTGGTTTTTGGATCATCCCCA comes from the Candidatus Omnitrophota bacterium genome and includes:
- a CDS encoding MBL fold metallo-hydrolase, with translation MLIKYLGHSCFYLKSDKGISVLTDPYKPGAYGGAIAFGPISEEADIAVISHEHEDHFDAKSLPNQPLMVRAACRAMGLEFDVANVWHDDQCGAKRGPNRITCFVMDDIRICHLGDLGHTLSPEQAKVVGAVDILFLPIGGTYTIGPEEADRVIESLQPKIVIPMHFRNEKCGFPMQPAESFLVGKKGIRRANGSEVIIHQEDLPKACTILYLLPGN
- a CDS encoding P-II family nitrogen regulator; the protein is MKKIEAIIKPFKLDEVKDALNDIGIVGMTILEVRGFGRQKGHKELFRGSEYVVDLLPKVKIEVVVKDELARQVIDVIMNSARTGNIGDGKIFVSTLDDVYRIRTGEEGESAV